The sequence GGTGTCTCCACGCAGTGGAAGTAGCCTCGCGCACAGCTCTGCCCAGGGTTATCCACTGAGTTATCCACAGCCGTTGTCCACAGTGGGGAAAAAGAACGACGATCTGTGGATAACCTGTCGGGTGTTGACGCCGGTGTGACTGGTCCAACACTTTTCAGACACCCGTTCGCCCCCTGTCCGACCTGCGGAAACACATCCGAGCGACAGGGGGCACAGCTGTGTCCGCACCGTATGCACAAGATCGGGCGCATGCTGTGGACAACGGTTCGGGGACAGCGTGTTCCCTGGTCCCGTCAGGTGAGCTGGGCGGTTCTGATCAAGGCGAGCGCCAGGGCCAGCGCCAGGACCACGGCACAGGTGCCGTACTGCACCAGCGCCCGCCGCTCGCGCGGGGCGTGCACCATCGCATAGCCCGTGACGACGCCGGCGACGAGCCCGCCGATGTGCGCCTGCCAGGAGATGTGCATCGACGGGTTGAAGGTGAAGATCATGTTGATCACCAGCAGGGCGACGACCGGCCGCAGGTCGTAGTTGAGCCGGCGCATCAGCACGGCGGTGGCGCCGAAGAGGCCGTAGAGCGCGCCCGAGGCGCCGAGCATCGGGGCATCGGGCGGCGTGAGCAGATAGGCCAGCGCACCGCCGGACAGCCCGGAGACGAAGTACACCGCCAGGTAACGCGACCGGCCGAGGGCCGCCTCCAGCGGGCCGCCGACCCACCACAGGCTGAGCATGTTGAAGCCGATGTGCCAGTACGCCTCGTGCGCGAACATCGACGACACGAAGCGGTACCACTCGCCTCCGGCGACCCCCGAGGTCGGCGTGAACGGCTTCTCGGGCAGGCCGCCGAAGAGCACAACGTCGTACAGGAACGACGGGTTGGCCTTGATCGCGACGAACATCGCGAGGTTGATCCCGATGAGGATCTTGGTGAGCAGCCGGGGATCGGCCGTGACCGTGCCGCCGGCCAGCGTGCGCGGCCGGGAGACCCGCGGGGCGGGGCCCTCGCCGGCCGTGCCGCGGACGCAGTCCGGGCACTGGAACCCGACCGAGGCGCTGACCATGCACTCCGGGCAGACGGGCCGTTCACAGCGGGTGCAGCGCACGCCGGTCTCGCGGTCCGGGTGCCGGTAGCACACGGGCGCGCTGTGGGCGTCCCGCGCGCTCCCTGCGGACTGCTCCATCAGATCCCCTTGCTCGTCGTGTCCGTGGCTGACGTCACCATCCTGCCCCCTTCATCCTTACGGACGAGCACGGTGCCGGGTTCCCGCGCGGGAAGGCGCGGTGCGGCGGGCTCAGCTCTCGCGGGTCTCGACGAGCACCGTCTCCAGCACGACGTCGGTCAGCGGCCGGTCGTTGCGTCCCGTCGGCACGCACGCGATGGCGTCCACGACCTTGCGCCCGGCCGGGGTGCTGACCTCGCCGAAGATGGTGCGCTTGCCGTTCAGCCAGGTGCTCGGGGTGACGGTGATGAAGAACTGCGAGCCGTTGGTGCCCGGGCCGGCGCTGGCCATCGCCATCAGATACGGCGTGTCGAAGGCGAGGTCGGGGTGGCACTCGTCCTCGAAGCCGTAGCCGGGGCCGCCGAGTCCGTTGCCCAGCGGGTCGCCGCCCTGGATCATGAAGCCGCCGATCACCGAGTGGAAGACCGTGCCGTCGTAGAGCCGGTCCCTGCTGCGCACGCCGGTGCGGGGATGGACCCACTCGCGTTCGCCGCGCGCCAGTTCCACGAAGTTCCTGACCGTGACGGGCGCGTGCAGCGGGAAGAGGCGGATCTCGATGTCGCCGAGAGTGGTCTTCAAGGTGGCGTAGAGCTGCTCGGCCACGGTCCGCCTTCCGTCGTCGTTCCACCGCGGTCCTTTGATCCTTCCACGCCCCCGGCCCGCCGACGCCCGGTGGCGACCGCCCGGATCGATCCGACATCATCGGTCGGCACCCATATGCCCGCCCGCGCGTGCCGCACCGGCGCTCGGCAGGCATGATCCGTAAAAGGGTGGAAAGTCGAAATACCGTACGCCACCGAGGAGGAGGAACCCGTGACCCGCATTGACAGCGTGCGCGCCGCGACCGGCTCGGCGAAGGACAGCGTGCTGCACGCCGCGGAAGTGGTGGCGCCCTACGCCGACACCGCCAAGGAGCGTGCCGCGTACTACGCGCAGGAGGCACGCGTACGGCTGGCGCCCGTGGTGTCGCAGGCCGCGGAGCAGGCCCGCGTGCAGTACGACGCCCGGCTCGCCCCGCGCCTCGAACAGGCCCTCGCCCATGTGCCGCCGAAGGTGGACCTGGCCGCCCAGGAAGCCGCCCTTCGCACCCGCAAGGCTGCCCGGCAGGCCGCCCTGTACTCCCGTCCGAAGATCGAGCAGGCGGTGGCGGCGACCGCCCCCGTGCGCGACGAGGCCGCCGCGCGCGGCGCCGCCGCGATGGCCGCGCTGCGCGGTCAGGTCTCGGCCGAGGACGTCCAGAAGCTGGTCCGGCGCCGGCAGCGGCGGTCCCGGACCGGCCGCACCGTGAAGGTGTGCGCGGTGCTGACCGTCCTGGCGGGCGGCGCCTTCGCGGCCTGGAAGTGGTGGGACAAGCAGGCCAACCCCGACTGGCTGGTCGAGCCGCCCGCCCCGACGGAGGTCCCCGACTCGCCCCGGCTCACCTCCGTGGACGGCACCGGCCCGGCCGGACTGGACCCCGAGGTGCGGGCCAAGCAGGACGAGACGGACGCGGAGGGCACCACCGGCGAGGACGACCGGCCCTGAGCCCCCGCGGACCCGAAGGAGCCTCCGCCGCACCGGCGGAGGCTTCTCAGCTCGCGCGCGCGTAACGGCTGCCGGGGCGCGGCAGACGCAGGTGGCCCCGCAGGGTCGTCGCGTCGTAGGCCGTGCGGAACGCACCGCGCCGCTGGAGCTCCGGCACCAGGCCGCGGGTGATCCCGACGAGGTCGTGCGGCAGCGCGCCGGGACGCAGCCGGAAGCCGTCCAGGCCGGCCTCGCGCCAGTCCAGCAGCAGGTCGGCCAGTTCGCCGGGGGTGCCGGTGAACACCTCGGCGTCGGAGGCGAGCGGGGCGCCGTCCAGGTCGTCCAGGCGCGCCTTGCGGCGGGCGGCGGCGCCCGGCTCGGCGTCCAGGAAGACCAGGACCTCCGCGAACCGCAGCAGCGGCCTCGCCCTGGTGTCCCGGCCGGTGCGCCGGACGGCCGTGTCCACCTGGGCGAGGACCGCCTCCGCTCCCGCCCGGTCGTGCGGGGTGATCCACACGGCGTCGGCGGCGCGCGCCGCGAACTCGTACGGCACGCTGGCGTGCGCCAGGCTCATCACCGGCGGCTGTCCCTGGGGCGGGCGCGGGATGATCGCCGGGCCCCGGACGCTGAAGTGCTCGCCCTCGAAGTCGATGTGGTGGATCTTGTCCCGGTCGATGAAGCGGCCGGTGGCGGCGTCGCGGATCTCCGCGTCGTCCTCCCAGCTGTCCCACAGCCGCCGGACGACCTCCACCGCGTCGGCGGCCTCGTCGAACAGCGGGCTCAGGCGCCGGCCGATCCGCTCCGGGTCACGCACGTCCTCGTCGGTGAGTCGCGGGGTCGTACGGCGGCCGAAGTGATCGGCGTCGGCGGCGCGCGAGGCGATCTGCGGGCGCAGGCCGGCCCGGCCGGTGCTCGCGTAGTCCAGGGTGGCGAGGCCGGTGGAGACGTGGAACGGCTCGGTGTGGGTGAGGTTCGCGGTCGGGACCAGGCCGATGTGCGTGGTCAGCGGTGCCACGCGGGCCGCGAGCAGGACCGCGTCCAGGCTGCCGCGGACCTGGTCGACGCGGTCGTCGGGCCGGTGGAAGGCGGCCGACTGCACGCCGAGCGCGTCCTCGAAGGTGACGAAGTCCAGCAGGCCGCGCTCGGCCTCGGTGACCAGGTCCGCCCAGTACTCCGCGCGGAACAGGTCGGCGGGGCGGGCGTCCTCGGCGCGCCAGGCCGCCGGGTGCCAGCCGGCGGCGTCCAGGGCGACGGCGAGGTGCAGCGGGGGCGCGGTCACGGGGTCTCCTTCGGTACGGGGGCGGGCGCCGGTTCGTGGCGCAGGCCCAAGTGGTCGCGCAGGGTCGGGCCCGTGTAGTCGCGCCGGAAGACGCCCTTCTCCTGGAGCAGCGGCACCACCCGGTCCACGAAGTCGTCCAGCCCGCCGGGGGTCAGGTGCGGGACGAGGACGAAGCCGTCGGCGCCGCCGGTCTGCACGAAGTGGTCGATGGCGTCGGCGACGGTGCCCGGGGCGCCGACGAAGGTCTGGCCGCCCGAGACCTCGATGACCAGGTCGCGGATGCTCAGTTGGCGTTCCTCGGCGAGGGCCCGCCAGCCGCGGGCGATCTCGTCGCGGTCGCGGCGGAAGAGCGAGTGGCCCTTGAGCATCTGCGCGTCGGGCGCGGGGTCGATGTCCGGCAGCGGCCCGTCGGGGTCGTAGCCGGACAGGTCGCGGCCCCAGACGGCCTCCAGGTGCGCGATCGCGGTCTGCGGGCTCACCTGGGCGCGGGTGATCTCGTCGGCGTAGGCGGCGGCCTCGGCGTCGCTGTCGGCCACCACCACGGTGGCCGTCGGCAGGATCTTCAGCTGGTCCGGGGTGCGGCCGTACCGGGCCAGGCGGGACTTGACGTCCCGGTAGAAGGCGCGGGCCTGGTCGAGCCGGTTGTACTTGCTGAAGACGACGTCGGCCTCGGCCGCGGCGAACTCCCGGCCCGGCCCGGACTCGCCCGCCTGGATGACCACCGGGTGCCCCTGGGGCGGGCGCGGGGTGGTGAAGCGGCCGGATACGGCGAAGTGCTCACCGTGGTGGGCGAAGCGGCCGGCGCCGGGCCGGACGAACGCGCCGGCCGCCGCGTCGGCGCGCACGTCCCCCTCGGCCCAGCTGTCCCACAGCTCGCGCGCGGTGGCCAGGAACTCCGCCGCGCGCGCGTACCGGTCGGACTCGGCGAGGAAGCCGCCGCGCCGGAAGTTCTCGCCGGTGAACGCGTCGAAGCTGGTGACCACGTTCCAGGCGGCGCGCCCGCCGCTGAGGTGGTCCAGGGTGGCCAGCCGGCGCGCCACCTCGTAGGGCTCGTTGAACGTGGCGTTGACGGTGGCGGCCAGCCCCAGCCGGGTGGTGACCGCGGCCAGGGCGCTGAGCTGGGTGAGATTCTCCGGCCGGCCCACCACGTCCAGGTCGTACAGCTGCCCCTTGTGCTCGCGCAGCCTCAGTCCCTCGGCCAGGAAGAAGAAGTCGAACCGGCCGCGTTCGGCGGTCCGCGCGAGGTGGCGGAAGGACTCGAAGGCGATCTGGCTGCGCGAGCGCGGGTCGGACCAGACGGTCACGTTGTGGATGCCGGGCAGCTGGGCGGCGAGGTGTATCTGCTTGCGGCCCGTGGTCTCGGGGCCGCTCATTCGGCGGGGAGCACGGCCGCGGGGGCCGGGGAGACGTAGCGCACGGTGTTGTCGAAGGCGATGCCGTGGCTCTTGACGTCGATGGCGATGCGGTCGCCGTCGGCGATGCGGAACCCGTCGTGGAAGCTGGCCTCGTCGGCGCCCAGCAGGACGTAGTTGACCAGGCCGGGCCGCCGCACCGCCGGGAAGGAGAACAGGTGCTCGGCCATGTCCCGGATCCGGAAGTACAGCGCGTCGCCGCCGCAGTCGAAGCTTCCCTCCCAGGCCGTCGCGCCGTCCCGGACGATGGTGACGCGGCCGGTCGCCGAGCGCGGCGGCGCCCCGAGGAACAGCCAGGGCGCGAGCGCGGTGTCGCACAGCTTGCAGTACGGGTTGTAGCCGGGGTCCTTGCGGTGCAGGCCGATGTCGCACAGGTCGTTGCCGAAGGTGTAGCCGGCGTAGTGCGGGGTGCCGTCGGCGTCGTTGACGTAGACGAGCGCGATCTCCGGCTCCTCGATGAGGGCGACGGGGCGGGCGGGCACGATCAGGTCCTCGCCGGGCAGCCGGGCCCAGTCGCCGAAGCCCTTGAAGAACCACTTGGGCGGGGTGAACTCGCCGTCCTCCGGCTGGCTCTGACCGTTCCACTTCTTCTTGTGGGTGCCCATGAAGCCGCTCAGCAGCGCGGTGCCGGGCGCCTCGGGCAGCAGCGGCACCACCGGGCGCACGCCCGGGTCGCCGGCCGGGACGACGACCGTCTCGGCACCCTCGGTGACCGCGGCCCGGACGGCGTCCGCGGAACCGTCGGTGTGCAGGAACGCGGCGGCCAGGGCGCCCTCGGCCACCCGGTACAGGGTCTGCGGCTCGCCCGGCTCGGGCAGGCCGAAGGTGACGTGGCGGCGGCCTTCGTGAACCACCTCGGTGAGGACGGGCGGCAGGGACTGGGACATGAGAAGCCTCCGGGTGCGGTCAGGATCGGGGGGCGGTCAGGTCGGTCAGGGCGTCGCCGAGGTGGTCCAGGGCCTCGCGGATCCACGGCAGGGCGAGCGGGTCGGCGGCGGTCAGCGCGGTGGTGCGCCGCTCGTCGGTGTCGCCGTACAGACGGCTGGTGGCGGCCCGGATGCGCAGGGCGCCGTCCGGTTCGCCGAAGGCGCTCGCCGGCAGCACGCCGACGCCGTGCCGCTCGACGAGGAACCGGACCAGGCCGGCGCCGTCGGTGATGCCGTGCGCGGCGCCGAGGCGGGCGCGCAGCGGCTCGAAGTCCGGGTAGAGGTAGCAGGTCGCGGTGACCGGTGCGAGACGCGCGCCGGCCTCGGTGAAGCGGACGGCCGCCGCGCGGGCCACGAGGGCGTGCAGCCGGCGGCCCGCCGCGATCCGCTCGGTGATCTCCGGGGGCTCGGCGAAGGCGTAGGCCGCGGCGGACTGCACCGGGGCGGGCGGGCTGGACCAGATCTGGCTGGCCACGGAGAGCAGCGTGGTGCGCAGCTCGCGCCCGGCGGGGCTGTCGGGCAGCCGGGCCACGCCGGTGCGCCAGCCGCCGACCGCGAGGTTCTTGGTCAGGCCGGTGGTGACGACGGTGCGCTCGGGGGCGTAGGCCGCCGGGGAGACGGCGGGCCGGGCCGGGTCGTGGACCAGGTCGCCGTAGATCTCGTCGGAGATCACGAACAGGTCCAGGTCGCGGGCGACCGCGGCCAGGCGCCGTACGGTCGCGGCCGGCGCGACGGTGCCGGTCGGGTTGTCCGGCACCGTCACCACCACCGCGCGCGGGTTCCGGCCGGCGGCGCGGGCGGCGGTGACCGTCTCGCGCAGCCGGGCGGGGTCCGGGACGCCGCCCTGGCCGGGCAGGA comes from Streptomyces sp. SCL15-4 and encodes:
- a CDS encoding rhomboid family intramembrane serine protease: MEQSAGSARDAHSAPVCYRHPDRETGVRCTRCERPVCPECMVSASVGFQCPDCVRGTAGEGPAPRVSRPRTLAGGTVTADPRLLTKILIGINLAMFVAIKANPSFLYDVVLFGGLPEKPFTPTSGVAGGEWYRFVSSMFAHEAYWHIGFNMLSLWWVGGPLEAALGRSRYLAVYFVSGLSGGALAYLLTPPDAPMLGASGALYGLFGATAVLMRRLNYDLRPVVALLVINMIFTFNPSMHISWQAHIGGLVAGVVTGYAMVHAPRERRALVQYGTCAVVLALALALALIRTAQLT
- a CDS encoding peptidylprolyl isomerase, whose product is MAEQLYATLKTTLGDIEIRLFPLHAPVTVRNFVELARGEREWVHPRTGVRSRDRLYDGTVFHSVIGGFMIQGGDPLGNGLGGPGYGFEDECHPDLAFDTPYLMAMASAGPGTNGSQFFITVTPSTWLNGKRTIFGEVSTPAGRKVVDAIACVPTGRNDRPLTDVVLETVLVETRES
- a CDS encoding DUF5324 family protein; amino-acid sequence: MTRIDSVRAATGSAKDSVLHAAEVVAPYADTAKERAAYYAQEARVRLAPVVSQAAEQARVQYDARLAPRLEQALAHVPPKVDLAAQEAALRTRKAARQAALYSRPKIEQAVAATAPVRDEAAARGAAAMAALRGQVSAEDVQKLVRRRQRRSRTGRTVKVCAVLTVLAGGAFAAWKWWDKQANPDWLVEPPAPTEVPDSPRLTSVDGTGPAGLDPEVRAKQDETDAEGTTGEDDRP
- a CDS encoding LLM class flavin-dependent oxidoreductase, whose translation is MTAPPLHLAVALDAAGWHPAAWRAEDARPADLFRAEYWADLVTEAERGLLDFVTFEDALGVQSAAFHRPDDRVDQVRGSLDAVLLAARVAPLTTHIGLVPTANLTHTEPFHVSTGLATLDYASTGRAGLRPQIASRAADADHFGRRTTPRLTDEDVRDPERIGRRLSPLFDEAADAVEVVRRLWDSWEDDAEIRDAATGRFIDRDKIHHIDFEGEHFSVRGPAIIPRPPQGQPPVMSLAHASVPYEFAARAADAVWITPHDRAGAEAVLAQVDTAVRRTGRDTRARPLLRFAEVLVFLDAEPGAAARRKARLDDLDGAPLASDAEVFTGTPGELADLLLDWREAGLDGFRLRPGALPHDLVGITRGLVPELQRRGAFRTAYDATTLRGHLRLPRPGSRYARAS
- a CDS encoding NtaA/DmoA family FMN-dependent monooxygenase (This protein belongs to a clade of FMN-dependent monooxygenases, within a broader family of flavin-dependent oxidoreductases, the luciferase-like monooxygenase (LMM) family, some of whose members use coenzyme F420 rather than FMN.), with the protein product MSGPETTGRKQIHLAAQLPGIHNVTVWSDPRSRSQIAFESFRHLARTAERGRFDFFFLAEGLRLREHKGQLYDLDVVGRPENLTQLSALAAVTTRLGLAATVNATFNEPYEVARRLATLDHLSGGRAAWNVVTSFDAFTGENFRRGGFLAESDRYARAAEFLATARELWDSWAEGDVRADAAAGAFVRPGAGRFAHHGEHFAVSGRFTTPRPPQGHPVVIQAGESGPGREFAAAEADVVFSKYNRLDQARAFYRDVKSRLARYGRTPDQLKILPTATVVVADSDAEAAAYADEITRAQVSPQTAIAHLEAVWGRDLSGYDPDGPLPDIDPAPDAQMLKGHSLFRRDRDEIARGWRALAEERQLSIRDLVIEVSGGQTFVGAPGTVADAIDHFVQTGGADGFVLVPHLTPGGLDDFVDRVVPLLQEKGVFRRDYTGPTLRDHLGLRHEPAPAPVPKETP
- a CDS encoding fumarylacetoacetate (FAA) hydrolase, encoding MSQSLPPVLTEVVHEGRRHVTFGLPEPGEPQTLYRVAEGALAAAFLHTDGSADAVRAAVTEGAETVVVPAGDPGVRPVVPLLPEAPGTALLSGFMGTHKKKWNGQSQPEDGEFTPPKWFFKGFGDWARLPGEDLIVPARPVALIEEPEIALVYVNDADGTPHYAGYTFGNDLCDIGLHRKDPGYNPYCKLCDTALAPWLFLGAPPRSATGRVTIVRDGATAWEGSFDCGGDALYFRIRDMAEHLFSFPAVRRPGLVNYVLLGADEASFHDGFRIADGDRIAIDVKSHGIAFDNTVRYVSPAPAAVLPAE
- a CDS encoding pyridoxal phosphate-dependent aminotransferase yields the protein MSATLAADAALEARRRAGQRVLAMTSGEIGLPVLPELRARLAEAAGENAYGPVAGGPALREAAASYWSRRGLATDPGLVVAGPGSKTLLYALLLAVGGDVVVPVPSWVSYAAQARLAGGRPLPVPILPGQGGVPDPARLRETVTAARAAGRNPRAVVVTVPDNPTGTVAPAATVRRLAAVARDLDLFVISDEIYGDLVHDPARPAVSPAAYAPERTVVTTGLTKNLAVGGWRTGVARLPDSPAGRELRTTLLSVASQIWSSPPAPVQSAAAYAFAEPPEITERIAAGRRLHALVARAAAVRFTEAGARLAPVTATCYLYPDFEPLRARLGAAHGITDGAGLVRFLVERHGVGVLPASAFGEPDGALRIRAATSRLYGDTDERRTTALTAADPLALPWIREALDHLGDALTDLTAPRS